The nucleotide sequence gttgtttaagacaccacatggtaaagaagtggatgtcgcgttgtttaagacaccacaatgtaatggagtggatgtcgcgttgtttaagacaccatccatcgtattgaatggcatgtggaatcgtcgcgttgtttaagacgccacattgtaaagggtgagtgagtcgcgttgtttaagacatcacccgggggattagtgactacgcgttgattaagtagcactaacggatgttatgaactccaacggtcttgtatgtaccgtttcccttgttcgaattggttaaccaaggttgcgtgagttatgtattgaaagtatttatttatgaatcgtatgcttttgtattattagctacttgtggatttgcggtttatggtatatgcataatattgttgcatgattgtcgaattgttaaaccgagtatgatgttgtgtaagtgatgcaagtaagtagattatatatgtgtatgtataattattgtgctcactaagctttgcttaccctctcgttgtttacctttttataagttcgtgtgtggataagggtaagggcattaccttggattgagtttcccgcttcgatgattaagaagcgcttttggttttggcttggagtttgaccgagacttgggtagtttaaccccaaacaccatgctcgttgtgtcgtttggcaattaaacttttgtggtcgaaactctaatttgtattaaacttgtattcttacacttagtggcaatttgggcacgtgtgggccccactttgtaaaactcgctcaaaccttagttatgtgctagttttacatatattaatgtacggttaaaagcgttttggctaaatgtgccgggaagtcgctcatctttttcgcattaaaggcaaccggcaacagccagcttttgcgcggcgcgcaagccggggcgcgcggcgcgcaaacagtctgccagcaaaattttttttgtgtcacaaatttacaatggtttttgtcgcgtattggtttgggatgttacaacaaccttccaacccaatattctcaatagacgagtcatccatcgaagatgaactacgagctgtaatagatattgacacctcgaatttcacccaattgggtaataaaggtgaaacctttgatcccgagaatgaacggaaggaaatgttaggaattgtccaccctatagtatgtatgtcggtgtataacaatccatttgaccaagaaccagaaaagagacatatccatttactaaaagctacgcttaaaaaagaattaagtagtgacaatcgggtgattctaaactttaaacccattgatatattatacaccacccgagatgtaaataactggctcacttttttaattcgtggaacttattctaccgacttcaaatgtcgtcagctaagtgtggggaagtctaaccccacttaacgttaaattaggggttcgggttagtgcataactcgttaataaaaatgcatgatgagttaggataaacacgtattttcaaatattagataacagttcagaaaagcaaccgtttttgaagaaaaacatgtgtgataaaacaagaaggaatgaacgatgaggcgcgctatctatcattcgacgagctttgtaattacaaactaggtattttcaatcacttttctacactaatcaccctcatgaatttataattagagtctgatttcatgcaaatgagggcattgcatgatctcaagtgtggggaagggttataaattctctcgggtttatacttggcttattttctaaatattgtgaaaattttaaaatttttcaactaaatgaattcaaaatcatgtttatacatatttatgaacgataaaactaggtgttaataccgaaattattgttgccctaaaaagaggacataaattgagaaacaactaaaacgcttgaatttatttattaagatataaaaagacgcatgaaaaaagccaagtgtggggagaatgtaccaagttattcaattaaaaactatctatcacatgtttctgtaaagttattgcaggtgcttttgttttggactaaattaaccgttttacccgatttattgtaatacttttgaaagaatagatggatctacatgatgaatcaattccatcattaaaaggaagtaaagtcttccgaaaaagacacacgcttcttaatttaggtcaagaagttgtcgtccagaccagctgtaggttgacgaaaaatctagaaaagtcatctctaaaatcagcaggaaatccacggacctcagcatcaaacagggtcgccatgtggtcagacttatcctaaccatgagaggatctgtcttgtaaaatggggagggcgccgtgcaaattagcttgataagactaatgaatcagacccccagaaaggataatctccttaaagattaaaaatcagcttttaaacctgatattactcaatccttgagattgaccttaaagattgagaattacaaactcatagaattcgatgatatctaaactcgagcttgaacgagaaaatattttgatcaaaattaaaaccgatttgttttctgaaaacccattttcaatgcgttcattaccattgaacgtaaaatcctaggaattcacctggaattcattaggtcatctgaaccaaatcgggtgtcaactgtaagaacggtggttgcatagcatggtcgaagacaggaccttgtgccagaccgaaaaatcataggatgatctttactattgctcctacaaaggatagtaatagcatccaacacgtttttggaccataatcaaatgcatgtcattagacattgacttaacagttgcttgttcatcgctttcctttacaatcggacggtagtttaccgaaaggtaatatacgggacaagtaaactggacgtgttgctttcctaaatacaaggttagcaagtgggtaatacaaaaccgcaagtgttgagctaaaattttcaaatctgaaacccacaaacccacaaaaatattttgcaaacaccggtgaagggttattccggaaaacttatctagggtaaaagctagattgaattttcaaaagatcaaatgttttcataaagatccaatttccttaaaggatctaaatttttaatagtcatgtgggactgtaaaccacaccgttactatcattgtttataccgccgtatcaaaatcactgatgtataaagtgtgaagaataaagaagtgattcgtgtgatttaatttcaagttctgtattgcttgaggacaagcaacgttcaagtgtggggatatttgatagtgctccaaatgaacatatatttagtagcaatatccttccaatatgtaaagttttcagttgcaattgttctattttcaagtaatattcgtttaattaaataagtgcgaagacaaaaggcgaaaacgaagattcgaagacaaaaccgtccaaaaagctcaaatgtacaagatacaatccaagtggttcaatttattgataagaaacgtctaaaaatgacaagagtacaagttgcggaacgcaaagtacaagatattaaattatacgaaaggaagttcgaaaattcggaaccgggacctgagccaactatcaacgcccgatgcaacggactaaaaattatgagtcaactatgcacaagaatataatataatatttaaataattatataaattatttatatattatatatatttaaataaaacgtcgacaagcaaatggtcaaaaattggtgagctggcccagggaactccgcactcgcggagctgtgaaggcttaaacctccgcactcgcggagcagccaaaatcagaaatgtcctataaatacaaCGAGCTTCTGTCGAGTTTtacacaaaaaaaataaaataaataatactccctttgtaataatatatatatatatatatatatatatatatatatatatatatatatatatatatatatatatatatatatatatatatatatatatatatatatatatatatatatatatttatatatatagtatacgttagttttatattagttagtttgggttatgttaaggttattttacgggttttgaagtcgaaattctgtccgtgtaacactacgcgataaataatcaatgtaagttatgtcctcctttttaaaattaatgtctcgtaactaagttattattatgcttatttaatgccgaagtaatcgtgatgtttgactaaaaatattaaaattgggtaattgggctttgtaccataattggggtttggacaaaagaacgacacttgtggaaattagactatgggctattaatgggctttatatttgtttaactaaatgatagtttgttaattttaatataaagatttacaattggacatacctataaataaccatatacactcaatcggacacgatgggcggaatatttatatgtacgaataatcgttcatttaaccggacacgggaatggattaatagttaatagacttattaaaacaagggtgaacttatgtacaaggacacttggcataattgttaacaatgtattaaaaccttgggttaaacgcagttgacatcctggtgtaattattaaacaaagtattaaaaccttgttacagtttaaatccccaattagttggaatatttgacttcggatataaggataatttgacgaggacactcgcactttatatttatgactgatggactgttatggacaaaaccggacggacatattaaataatccaggacaaagaacaattaacccatgggcataaaactaaaaacaacacgtcaaacatcatgattacggaagtttaaataagcataattcctttattttcatatttaattgtacttctaattatcacatttttatttattgtcattgtatttaattgtacttttaattatcgtactttttaattatcgcaattttatttcatcgcacttttatttattgcaatttcattatcgttatttattttacgctttaaattaagtcttttatttatttaatattttatattaggttttaactgcgactaaagttttaaagtcgacaaaccggtcattaaacggtaaaaaccccctttttataataataatattacttatatatatttgtatttttataagataaaactaatatagcgttaagctttgtttaaaagatttccctgtggaacgaaccggacttactaaaaactacactactgtacgattaggtacactgcctataagtgttgtagcaaggtttaggtatatccattctataaataaataaatatcttgtgtaaaattgtatcatatttaatagtatttcctagtaaaatataagctatttcatatacgcctcgaaTAACATCAGCTCGCGACCGCGATCTTGGACATGATGGCCGCTAGATGTTGCAATTCGAAACAGATGCTAAGAAAAGTACCTCGCGACCCGAGGTGCATGATCGCGAGTGCGAGGTTTTGGCAGACGGGAGGAAACTTTCAGAACCATGTTTTCTTGTTCCCAAAGTAGtttccttgttgagttttgcctatttaaACATTCTATTGTAACTCATACATGTATGATGTATCCACAAAAATTTACATactaactaatagacaaaagttatgaatagtaatcgCATTTTTGACCTTTCACTTTTTTTTaacattttaactaaatttcattttacaccccacacttttttgaaaaattcaaatcgaccccccaaacagggggggtaaagtgtcaaataaccattttcataaaaaatcttaaataaactccacccaaatattcaacgggtcatatcttctcgctcgcaacgagttaaatttttccgacaccatcgttaaactcgaaataattttaggaacacaatgtcactagctatacgcaaaacggacgctttttaaaaaacgctaaatatttggggtacttttcatacacgtttttgcgttaaatttttaaaagtcgacaattccatagcgaaacgcggagatgcacatatattgttaatttaaaataacatttaaatctctcacgggttataccttttagttcgactcgagttgcgcttcaacgacaacatcgttagccacaaaataattttactaaacgcaataaaatacattgaaaaccgaacccccggcgcgaagcgagggttcgataactagttatcaataaaagaactctctttggtTTCCGAAGATTAAAAgaatcattcgtgattacatataacctcgttaaattctcttgtctttatTGTTTTTTTGCTTGTTTCTTTGTATACATCAACTATTTTCGTTTATTGTTAGTGAGGTTGATAACCtagggttatcaagtcttgttagggctcacgtgcTTTATTCCTAATAACGCCCAGTCCGTCACGCACTATGCGTGAAGAGGGGGTATTTTTATATTTACAATTTTACGAGGACATatttttaaatacttttgaaataaaaTACATTTTGACCAAAGATAAGATTAGAAATCGCGCGAGTAAAAAATGCTAAAATGGCCTTCTGGATCAACATTATGGGTCAAAAAACCCAATGTTATCGGGTTCAGTAACCGACCCATCTTTAACCCACTAAGGTATCACTATAAACCCGTTTCTTCCACCCAAAACCACAAAAATACTTTTTCTCAACGCCGCCGCATTCAGTTACCAACTTCTTCCGAATTCTGAAATCAAACCTTAATCACAATGAGAGCTAAGGTAATCTAATGTTTCTATCAAGCTATCATACAAGTATCTTGTATAttattgtatatataatatatacgcagtaatatataatatataaataaattttatatttaatttgattATGCGTTTTGCACTGGAAAAAGAAGAGAATGAGGAGGTTGAAGCGAAAGCGTCGAAAGATGAGACAACGTTCCAAGTAGAAATTATTCGTTTTcagattattattatgtttattttgaTTTAATTTGATTTCAGGAGCTGTTAAAGAGTAGTGCTTTTTTTAAAGCCCTAATTTGTATTTCAATATATGGTTTTGTTGATTTTATCAGCAACTTTTGTATGAAATAAATTACTTCTTTCTTTTATGAATTTGAGTATACTTTTCATCTTATGGCAAGTTTTATCAGAATCtaaaacaaaagtagttatcgtatGCATTCAGTTATTTATAAGTAGTTAATGTATGGATCATACTTCTCATACGTATAAACATCATCAACAACGCGTAATTGGTTACAATGTCACGTTGTACCTGTAATTGAAGCAGAATtataaacatattgaaatgattttgTTGTTGGTATTTTTTTTATTACGTAATCATTTTAATTTCGTGATCTGTCTTAAGGTTGTACTCCAAAgaaacattctttcataaaaaccaCAATAATAAATGAATGTCTATTTCACTCCCGTACATCATAAACAATGAAACCCTCAACTAAATAACACCAAAATGTGttactaatataatatataataagacaataataataattgtataaaaTTAAATCACTGAGGATTAGGAGGGCGACTATTAGCCGAACAAACTCTCGAACCCCATTCCAAAAGTTCTTTGCTGGTATCATCTTTATGAACAATCACTTCTATAAAGCACAAATGATCCTCTTTTTCTCCCGTTGCTGTCGCAATTGCATCAACCAGCTCCTCTTCACACGTCACCTGTTAATTTCCATTAATCACCTCTTAATCTTCCAATTAGTAACATTAACTCTAATCAGATTGTAGAGTTTTTAACGTAATACTACCTTTGCAGTCCACAGTTTTCCATCACCATTGTTAAAGGCTTCAACTACACCAGTGTAGTTCCAATTCTTGATCACATTATAAGGTCCATCATGAATCTCAACTTCTATAGTGTAACCTCCATTGTTAATCAAGAATATCACACTCTTTTGTTCATTTCTAATCATTGTTGTCACATCTTGTGCTGTTACCTACACACAAACgtatattaaaaatatatgatTAACCCCAACCCGCCCATTTTGCATCCTACTTACCTACAGACAAACATACACTAAAAATATAGCATGCTTAACCCAACCCGCCCATTTTGCATCCTAATTACCTACAGATAAACATTTAGTAAAGATATATGCTTTACCCCAACCCGCCCATTTTGTACCCTAGTTGCCTACAGACAaacatatattaaacatatatgctTAACCCCAACCCGCCCATTTTGCACCCTAGTTACCTACAGACAaacatatattaaacatatatgctTAACCCCATCCCGCCCATTTTACACCCTAGTTACCTACAGACAAACACATATTAAAAATATATGCTTAACCCCAACCCGCCCATTTTGCACACTAATTACCTACAGATAAACatttattaaatatgtatatatgctttACCCCAACCCGCCCATTTTGCACCCTAGTTACCTACAGACAAACATGTACTATAAATACATGCTTAACCCCAACTCACTCATTTCCACCCTAGTTTTTGAATTAAATAAGCACAGTGAAACACAACTTATATAGTACAACGCTTTGGATGAGAATTGTTCAACCTCTTTTCAACACAACCAACCTGCCCATTTTGCACCCTCTAAtaaaaaaatttcttcaaaatgcATAATTTTCTTACCTGAAAACTGCCATCGCCAATGCAAGCAATAACCCGTTTATCCGGTATAGACTGAGCATAACCAAGTAGCGCACCAACAGACCACCCGATCGACCCGTATTGCATTTGAAATTCATACCTAGAAGAATAACACAAACTTTTCTCCATCTTTATTTGCATAAATCAAACATTAAATCAATTGAAAATAATttcataagtattattagttaCCGTACCCACATCCGTCAGGTAACTTCAACTTCTGACAGTTAAACCACGAGTCCCCTGTTTCAGCAAGCACCGCAGTGTTTTCACTAAGAATCTTCTGTATATGTTGAAACAAAATGTTGACCCGCAACGGTTCATTAGGTTCAGGTTGTGGTGGGACCCCTTCAGAAACAAAAATCCTATGATAATTCTCATAAGCCGTCGTGTTTTTCGTGATCGCTTTCGCGAGTTCTTCAAGAAAATCCTTCATTAAAACACCCCCAAAAGCAGGCCCGTTACCCACAACTACACGATCGGGCTGCACGATTATCGCCTTTTCCTTTTTTAACAGTAACGAGTAGCCAACTGAACTGTAGTCGTTAAAAATGGGGCCCGCGAACAAATAAGCATCAGCGGACTCCACGATTTCACTACAAAATGCGGTCCCCACTGCACCCCAGTAGGTCCCGATAAAATGCTCGTGTGTCTCGGGGACCATTCCTTTACCCGAAGGCATAATCGAAACCGTGTAGCCGCTTGCATCGGCTAATTCTACAAATGCTTGTGTAGCTTTGGCGACACGTAGTTTGGGCCCACCAACTAATACGGGCTTTACCGCCTTGTCCAGGAAGGAAGCTGCCGCCGCCACGGCGGCTTCCAACTCTGCTTGATTACTCGAACTACATTATATAATAAAATCAAGAATGCAttaaataaatgtatgtatatatgatTGATTATACATGTGTTTTAGTTGTACAAGATTTGTTTACCGTTGATTGAGTGAAAATGGGATTGGTTCATGGATGAAGGTTGGGTGAGGAATGCCAGGTAGATTGCAACTAACGCTGATATAAACGGGCTTGCTTTCTTGAAGTGCGGTCGAAATCGCCCTATCGATTTGCTCGTGAGCGTCATCCAAATGATTAATCACAGCCTGTGTCATAAAAGAATTTCAGTATATGTGGTGAATAGATTATGGTACAGGGTCTGTCACTCTGTTGTGTAACAGGTCAAAACGGGTTGTTTGACTTGACATAAAACACCTTCTGTTCGTTACTACATCAGTTATCATTGTTTAAACatgatatatcaaactatcaaaggAGGTTACTTTCATGGGTCAAAATGAGCTCGGTCTGGTTGATATGATACGCATTTTGTCCCATCCAGATAGTGTTTTAATACACATACTATACTATATCGAATTATATAAAAATGGGGAAGttatatgggtcaaaatgggttggaTCATGTTGACCCAATAAATCGGTTATccaattttttatataaatatagcgtTGTgaacataatatatcaaactatttgAAAGTATTATTTTTGTTAGTTGATATGGTCTGGCTCATATATTTAATGGGGTGTTCATATGGTTCAAATGGGTTGGATCGAGTTAACCCAAAAGATCGTTTGTCCATATttttacataaattaataaatttttttaaacATAACATGTAAACTGAAAGAATGAGTTATttatatgggtcaaaatgggttggaTCAGGTTGATCCAATAAGATCGGTTAtccattatttacataaatatcaaGCGTTCTGAACGACTgaacataatatatcaaactatttaaaagtattatttttattggtCAATATGGGTTCAACTATTTAAATGGGTCAATTATATTGGTCAGAATGGGTCGGATTGACCCATATCTCAAATCAGACTAGTTGTATAACAGTCTATATTACCTGGTAGCAAGTAACagtttgaaaacacctcaactccTGGCTAAAATCAGGTATGCCAATAGTATGATGAAGAATTCGGTTAGTCCCGAAATCATTAGAATTCGGGCCACCAACAATACAAATAACAGGCAAATTCTCACTATAAGCACCAGCAATAGCATTAATCACACTTAACCCACCAACAGTAAATGTAACCACACAAGCCGCGGCCCCACGGGCCCGAGCATAACCATCCGCAGCGTAGCCAGCATTAAGCTCGTTACAACAACCGATGTTTTTAAGACGAGGTTCAGCAATTAGGTGATCAAGAAGGGTTAGGTTAAAGTCACCGGGGACAGTGAAGATATCAGTTATACCGACCTCGACCAAGCGACGGGCCAGGTGGCGACCCAATGTGGAATCATGGTTAGCTTCAGTTGGTTCGGCCATTAATTTCGGTTGGGTTATGGGAATGAAGGGGTGGGAAAAAAATG is from Rutidosis leptorrhynchoides isolate AG116_Rl617_1_P2 chromosome 10, CSIRO_AGI_Rlap_v1, whole genome shotgun sequence and encodes:
- the LOC139872493 gene encoding pyruvate decarboxylase 2-like, translating into MAEPTEANHDSTLGRHLARRLVEVGITDIFTVPGDFNLTLLDHLIAEPRLKNIGCCNELNAGYAADGYARARGAAACVVTFTVGGLSVINAIAGAYSENLPVICIVGGPNSNDFGTNRILHHTIGIPDFSQELRCFQTVTCYQAVINHLDDAHEQIDRAISTALQESKPVYISVSCNLPGIPHPTFIHEPIPFSLNQRSSNQAELEAAVAAAASFLDKAVKPVLVGGPKLRVAKATQAFVELADASGYTVSIMPSGKGMVPETHEHFIGTYWGAVGTAFCSEIVESADAYLFAGPIFNDYSSVGYSLLLKKEKAIIVQPDRVVVGNGPAFGGVLMKDFLEELAKAITKNTTAYENYHRIFVSEGVPPQPEPNEPLRVNILFQHIQKILSENTAVLAETGDSWFNCQKLKLPDGCGYEFQMQYGSIGWSVGALLGYAQSIPDKRVIACIGDGSFQVTAQDVTTMIRNEQKSVIFLINNGGYTIEVEIHDGPYNVIKNWNYTGVVEAFNNGDGKLWTAKVTCEEELVDAIATATGEKEDHLCFIEVIVHKDDTSKELLEWGSRVCSANSRPPNPQ